Sequence from the Fictibacillus arsenicus genome:
GTCTTATAGAATTCCCAAAACTGAACAGGTGAGTACGTACCCCAAACACCATTCTTTTTATCCGTTAGTTTCTCAGCTGCCGCTAACTCTTCTTTCCACGTCCAGCTGTCGTTCGGATACTCAACACCCGCTTTATCAAAAAGATCTTTGTTATAGAAAAGGACAACATTTGAGAAACTTTCTACCATTCCGTACTGTTTGCCATCATACTGAAAAGCTTCATACGCTTTTTTGTTGATACTATCTGGATTAAAGTTCGTATCTTTTTCGATAAGTGGATCGAGTTCTAAGAGCGCTCCTTTAGAAGCGTAACTCACAAAGTTCTCATAGTTCAGTTCAAACACATCCGGTGCGTTGTTCCCAGCTATCTGTGTTTGAAGTTTTGTAAAATAATCATCGAAAGATGCCAGTTCATAATCCACTTTGATTTTTGGATTCTTCTTTTCAAAAGCAGCGATCATCGCTTTTAGTTCATCTTCATGATCTTCACCTGGTGAGAACGCAAAGTACTTAAGTGTTACAGTTCCGTCTTTACTTGTACCAGTAGATTGGTCAGAACTACATCCTGCGATAATCCCTATCAACAGAACGAGAATAATAGCCCAAATACCCGATTTTTTCATGTTTATACCCCTCATCTTTTTTTATTTGATCCCACTTAATGTAATCCCTTTGATAAAGTATTTCTGAGCGAATAAATAGACAGCTAAGATCGGAATGACACTAATCACAACACCAGCCATTAATAGATTCCAATCTGTTGCCCACCTCCCTTGAAGAATTGAAAGTCCAAGCGGCAGTGTCATCAAATCTTGATTACTTACGATGATCAACGGCCATAGAAAATTGTTCCACGATTGCATGAACGAGAAGATGGCTAATGTCGCAAGAGCCGGTTTTGATAATGGCAAGATGATCTGAAAGAACACTCTAAAATGACTGGCTCCATCGATAAATGCCGCTTCTTCTAACGATTTTGGTATTCCTAAGAAAAACTGTCGTAATAAAAACGTGCCGAATGCGTTAAATAAACCTGGTAGAATCAAACCTTGATACGTATCTAACCAGCCGAGATATTTCATCAAGATGAACTGAGGTGTCATCGTGACCTGCATCGGGACCATCAGTGTCGCAAGATAGATAAAAAATAACGTATCCCGTCCTTTAAAATGAAGCCGTGAGAAAGCGTAAGCCGCCATCGAACAAAGAAGCAATTGCCCGAGCGTTGAAGTGACTGCTACGAAAAAGCTGTTGAACAAGAACTTCAAGATCGGGAATGATTCGGCTACTTGTGCGTAGTTGATGAATGTAATCGTCTCCGGTATGAACTGTGGAGGAAGCGTCATCGTTTCTCCTTGATCTTTAATCGATGTTGATAACATCCACAAAAAAGGGATGATCATGATGAGTGCACCTAGACTGATCGTGGTGTAGAAGACAATCTTTTTCAGCCATTTTCTCTTGTTGAGGGAGATGACGGGTTGTGTTGTTTGTTTTTTCGTGACGACCGTTACATCACTGTTCATAATCGACCCACCTCTTTTGTAGTCTGTTTTGGATCAGGGTAACAATAAAGATGATAAGGAAGAGTACCCATGAGACCGCTGAGGCATAGCCCATTTCAAAATAACGAAAAGCATGGTTGTAAATCTTTTGAACAAGGACCGTTGTCGAACCGGCAGGTCCACCTTCAGTCATGATCATGACCTGGTCAAACACTTGAAACGAATTGATCAACGAGATAATAAGTATGAAAAAAGTCGTAGGTGTAAGAAGTGGAATCGTGATGTGAAGAAACTTCTTTAACGGTGAAGCCCCGTCGATTTCAGCAGCTTCATAGTACGTTTCCGATATATTTTGTAACCCTGCTAGAAATAAGACCATAACAAAGCCTGTATCTTTCCAAACACTCGTTAGTACAATAGCGATCATCGCCCATTGTGGATCTTGTAGCCAGTCAGGACCGACAAACCCAAACCAAGATAAAAAGTAGTTAACCAGACCATAAGCTGGGTTGAAGAGCCATTTCCAAATGAGGGACACGGCCACCCAAGACGAAACAACCGGGATGAAATAAGCTGCTCGGAAGAAAGCTCTTCCTTTCATGTTCTTATTTAAAAGCATCGCGATACCAAGAGCTACAATCAATACGGTTGGTAAGTAGGCGATTATAAACAGAAGCGTGTTCTTTAGTGCAGACCAAAATTCTGTGTCTTCAATGATTCCTTTATAATTATCAAAGCCGATAAACTCAGGAGTTGATAATAAATCCCACTTCGTAAAACTAAGTCCCAGGGATGTGAGTATAGGGATACCAATAAAGACGAGAAATCCGATAAAGTTAGGTAACAGGAAAAAACTGATGACTAGCCATTTTTTCCAACCTTTATCCCCTACCATCATTATCCTCCTTTACTTGATTAAGAGTTCTGATTCCTCATATAACGGAACTTGGAACAGCTGGTTGATCGCAAGGAGAGCAGCACCTTGCACCCATGCATCGTCACCGAGTTTAGATAACTTGATCTGGGTTTTACAGTTCGCGTTTGAGAAAAAATTTTGATCAGCGAGTTTAAGTGCATAAGGAAGGAAGAAATCTTTTGCGATCATGCCCTCTCCGACTAAAACGACCATCGAAGGGTTGAAGCTGTTGATCGCACTTACCATGCCAACGCCAATGTTCTTACCAAGCCTCTTTAAGAGTTCGATCGCTAAATCATCTCTTTTCGTTGCCGCTTGATAGACTTCAGAAAACGAGAAGTCTTCATCTAATAGAGTGTTTGCATATTGAGCTTTTAGATAGTTTCCTTCTATGGCTAAGAAGGGTTCAGATGCATACATCTCAAGGCACCCGTTCTGACCGCAATGGCATTTATAACCGTCGATGTTGACGATGATATGCCCAAATTCTCCTGCCCCGCCATGTTCCCCGTAATAAAGTTGATTGTTGATTACAATCCCTGTACCGATTCCCGCTCCGACGGATAGACAGATAAAGTTCTTGTGCAGACGACCGATACCTAGACAATACTCCGCCAACGTGTAAGCGTTTACATCGTTATCAATAAAAATAGGAACATTATAGCGTTCTCTAAGTTGTGCACATAGGTCGATATCCTCCCAACTGAGAAGAGTCGATCGTAGGACCTTTCCATCCTTACGGCTAATGAGTCCAGAAGAAGCGATTCCGATTCCTAAAATGTATTCATTTGTGATTCCGAACTGGAATAATATTTCTTCAATGCCTTGCTGTATCGTGTTAAGAACGACTTCAGGCGAACTTCCTTTGATGAAAGAATAATGTTTTTTTAAGAGGATGGTAGCTTTTAAGTTTGTGAGGGCAATGATGACTTGTCTTTCTTCGATCTTAATGCCGAACGTGTAGCCGAAATTGTCATTCAGCTCTAAGAGGATGGGACGTCTGCCGCCTGTTGAAGTAGCGGTTCCAACCTCATAAACCAAGTTGTGCGTAATCAAGTCTTCCACAATATTGGTTACAGTCGATAAGCTGAGCTTTACTTTCTTTGATACATCTGTTCGACTAATCGGGCCGTTAACCCGAATGTTTTCGATCACGAGTGCACGGTTGATATCTTTGATTAGATTCCGATTCCCTATACGTAATTTATCCATAATCATACCTTTCCTTTATTTTCTAATTATGATTATAACTTCCTTTATTCAGTGAAGCAAGTATATATTTTGATTTTTCTGACATTTACTTTTAAAAGATAAAGCTAATCCTTATTGATCAGGATTAGCTTTTCATCTACTATTTTTGAGATTGAAGGAGATGAAATCGTGGACAAGCTAAAGGAATACATGAGAACTCAATAAAAAAATTAGTGCACAAATTGGTGCACAGACGTATTTTATTCTATTGGTTTAAATTGTTTTATTTTTATTTCGAATTTCTAAAAAACCTTATTTAATAAGACTTATTTAATTTTATTAAATCTGAATTAACTCAGTTTTAACTCTGAATTTCCTCTGGCAGCCAAAAGGTCAGCGGTTCGATCCCGCTAGTCTCCACCATAAATTAATTAAAAAATCCCTTTGAATCAAGTTAATTCAAGGGGATTTTTTAATTTGATAGTCTATTGACTCTTCCAAAAACAGTTGTAAAACATACTATATTAGAATGAAGCTAATGCTTCATGAATTTGGTTAGGAAGGGTGATTTTCATATGCGAATCCAACAACCAATCGTTAAAGATAATATTTCAATTGCGAAAGATATTTTAAACGGAAATAATAACCTTACAACAGTCGAAATTATTAACTCTACTATTAAGCAAAGTACAATTATCACACCGATTACCATTCACATTAACAGCGTAACTGATACGATCGCAGGAGAGCAACAAGGTGGTCCAATAGGAGGCAGCACCATTGCGTCAGGTACTAATGGTGTCTGGGTAAGAAAAATGTCTTCACCTGCTGCTCTTACAAACAATAGAAAATTAAGAATATGACAAAAAAGCAAAATACCATGAGACTCTCATGGTATTTTTAGTACGAGCTGTCCAAACAGACGTATTATTTTTTCTTTTTATCTCTCGGATCTTGCTCCTCGGCAAACTCCGTCGCATACCTTAGACTTGGCTGTCTAAATCTTCTATGCTGGCGCTTCACCTTTTTTCGTTCCGGCATATTTTTTAACAAGTACTGATGAACGAAAACTTCTCCTGCTGTTATAATGCCCGCAGAAATAATACTTCCCCACGCAATTTGAAGGTACCCGTTTAAAAGGATAGAACCAAAAATCCATACAATCATATAGATTAAAATAAATTCCGCCATTAGAGTGTTCTTTTTACCAAGTCTCGGTAAAAGAATCCTATCAGCAAGAATATAAGATACAGCTGTAGCAGTTACGGCGAATGAAATGATATCACTGATTGATGCATCAAAGAATAAATCCAATGCAATCCAAAAAGCGATCAAAGAGACGATAAATTTGATTAAAATACCTTTAACTTGTTCCAATGAAAAGACCTCCTTATTCTGCTCTTAGTTTGCAACAAAACAAGAAGGTTCATACTTAAGCAAATTGAATCACTTTGTAAGGAATTTTTTATTCAGAAACAGCAGGTGTTATTTCTGTATTGTCTCTTTGTTTATTTAAGTTTGCGCTTTTATCCATTAAAGTTACGGCAATGAATACAACTGTTGAAAGAGGCAGAGCATAAAATAATGGATCAACATGTGTCCATGGGAATGGCAATAGCGTAGCTTTACCAAAAAGAGCCTGCGAAAGACCAATGGCTGCTGCTTCTTTTAAATGGAAAAATAAAAATCCGATAATACTCGCCGTAAACCCTGTGATCATGCTAGCTGTTGCGGCTGCTTTTGTTGCTCTTTTCCAGTAAAGCGCTCCGATCAGAGCTGGTAAAAAGCCAGCAGCACAAATTCCAAACCAAAACGCTGTCGCTTGTGCAATAATACCTGCAGGAAGAAGATAAGCAAGAATTACTGCTGCTATTACACCAATTAAAACCCCGATTCTTGAAGGACTTAGCTTTGAGCCGAATAAAGTGTTAACACCAAGTGTCTTCAAAATATCCTGTCCAAAAGCTGTAGCTTGTACATGTATCAATGAACTGATTGTTGAGATCGTTGCAGAAAGAAGAGTTAACGTAAATAAATAGATGAACCAATCTGGCATAAGCTGATTAATAAAAATCGGAATAATTAAGTCAACATTTCCTTTTGCAACACTTAATGATATTTCCCCAGTACTATTATAAAAATAAAGATTGCTTAAGGGGCCGATTACAAATGCAGCACCTGTCATGAAGAAGATAAAAATACCCCCGACAAGAACAGAACGATACAACGCCCGGTCGTCCTTTACCGTCATACATCTCATTGCTAGCTGCGGCTGGGCCAAAACACCGACACCGACTCCCATTATGATCGTACTGACAATTGTCCACCAAAGCGGTGAACCAAGCTCAGGCATGCTTGTCCAGCCTTGATGGCCTTGGTCAACAAGTGCCTGCGGTACAAGATCTTTCATCGCACTTAAGCCGCTATGTCCATCTACAATTCCGCCAACAGCTTGATATGTAACAAACAAGAAAATGGCCATTCCAATAAGCATGATGACAGCACCAAAAGCATCGGTATACATAACAGCTTTGATGCCTCCAGTGATAACATAAATAGCGATGATGGCAGCAAGAATAATTAGTGCAAGGTTAAAGTTCATGGACATCGATTCTTGCAGGAACCTTCCCCCGCCGATCAGAACGATACTTGTATAGGCTGGCATTAAAACAAAAATCATGAGACCTGAAAATACTGTGATGAATTTCGAATCGTATCTTTTACCTAAAAGTGTAGGAAAAGTCGTTGCATTCAAATTTAAAGAAAGCTTTCTAATTCTCGTTCCGAAAATCGCAAATGCTACAAAAATTCCTAAAACGATATTTAAAAAAGCAAGCCATAGCAAGCTGAATCCGTGTGCGGCAGAAACTCCCCCAAATCCTACAATAGCGGAAGTACTGATAAATGTAGCACCATAAGAAAGTGCCATAATCGAAGGATGAATATTTCGCCCGCCAACTAAATAGTCAGCTTCTGTTACTGTTTTTTTGTAACCATAATAAGCCAGCCAGGACATGATGCCCATATAAACGATAAGGACTGGAATCAAGATCGCAAAATTCATTTTGAATCTTCGCCTCCTTTATTCCACATTACTGCTCCAAAAACAGCACATCCTACAGCAGAAACCACCGTTGCAATCCAAACAAAAGTTATTACTCCGTCTTCCATTCCAAGCAAACCAATCTCCTCCTAGAATTTCATTTTGCAAACTTGGTGTCATTAAATAAACCCAATTGTTAACGCTTTCATTTTTTAGTGTATTTATTCCCCCTTACATTTTTAGTCATGAAATGTCATAATTTTTAGATTTCTTCTTTCGCATAAAATAACCCTTTTAATTTATTCAACATTCAACCTATGTAATATTAGTGAAATAATTTCGTAATAATTGAAACCAAACAGAAGGTATTATCGTCTAATAAGTAACTAGCTTTTAAGGGGGATTTAAAAATGAAGAAAAGAAATCGTACGGTTATTTTTACAGTTTCAGCACTGCTTACAGTCGGTGTGTTTACTTATAATGATCTTGAAAGCAAAGCCAAGGCAACTTCTGATCTAATCATAAAAGATAATAATGAAATACATACATCTGATCGTTCAGCTGAATTAAATTCGAATGAACTTGTTCAAAATCCCTATAAACAAAAAACAATGGATGAAGAAAAAGTTCCAGTAGTTGACGGTGTTAACAAAAAAGCATCACCTAATGTTGAACAGTCAATTGTTGAACGAAGCCAAGCTGAAGATAAGAAGCCCGTTAAATGCGGTACCGGGACAACAACTAAAGAAAAAGAAACTAAAACTGTTAACCCTGAAACAAGAGTGATAGATGGTTATACGTTTGTAAATATCACGGATTCAGCAGAAGAAAATTTGGCTGATTTGATTGAAGTAGCAAAAAAGCATAATGCTGCGTTATACGCGATTGAATATAGTGACTCATTTGCGATGTATTCCAATGATACAGGTGAACCTCTTATCATGTTCAGCACAGGTTCCAGATCTGTTTCGGTTGAGCATGCAGCCATTCTCTATGACATGCATCCCTCAATTAAAGAGCAGATTAAATCTGTAGTAGAGACTGGCAAGGAAACAATTGTTGAACTTGGTGAATTCGAGAGCTACCATATTTCGAAAACAGACGGAAGAATTTATCTTTCATTTTAATCAATGCAAAAAAAAGTCCTCCATTTAGAGGGCTTTTTTATTTTTCTTTTTTATTTCTTTTAGGGCCACAACTTTTAAAGCAAGCAGTTCTTTTTCAGTAAATTTTTCTAATAGCTTTTCATAAACAGCTACCTTCTCTTCTTCACTTAATCCGCCGCTAACCTGTTCTCTCGTTCTAGCTAATTCAGTTACCGTATACTTCTCAGAAATCAGCTTTACTGCTTCTTTTCTCGTGGTAAACGGGAGGTTTTTCGAATTCGTTTCCCCTGTTTCTATGTATTTTCTGATCTCAGGATCCTCAAGAAGCTTGTTTATCTCTTCTTCATTAGAGGATAATTCTCTTGAGATCTCGCTCATCGCTTTTTCAGAGGCATAGTCCATTACAAATAAATAACTGATTACACCTGTTGCTATAAAAAACATGAATACAACTCCAAGCAACCACTTAACCATTTAATCACCAACTCATTTTAGATAATTTATTCATAACACACCTTCAAAATTTTGGAAAGTAATGATTAAGATTTTTAAAGTTTTCTTTAGTCTTACATTCAGTTTGTTTCTATTATGCTATTATTTACCATAAGAGCAGATTAACATTGAAGCTGGAGGTCATTATGTCGCGTCTTACTGATCATTTAATCGTAATCTCTTTTGATTGCCTATCTTCGCTGGATTTTCCTATGCTCCAGGAACTTCCGCATTTTAAAGAACTTTTACAAAGAGGATCTTACTGCAATCAAGTTCAAACAATCTATCCTTCTGTTACTTATCCATGCCATACAACGATTGTGACGGGAAATTATCCAAAACGTCATGGAATCGTTAATAATACGCTTCTTCAGCCTGGTAGATTATCTCCAGACTGGTATTGGCATCGCAAACATGTGAAAGGCACAACTTTATATGATGAAGCTAAAAAAGCTGGTATGACGACAGCAGCATTATTATGGCCAGTTACAGCAAGAGCAAACATCGATTACAATATGCCTGAAATATTTGCAAACCGTTCGTGGCATCATCAGGTACCTGTTTCTCTTTCAAATGGAAGTATACGCTATCAATTGGATTTAAACAGACGTTTTGGACATCTTCGGAAAGGACTTAATCAGCCTGAACTGGATGATTTCGTATTAGAGTCAACGGTGTATACGATTAAAACGAAAAAACCAGAACTGATGCTCGTTCATTTTGTAGATTTGGATTCACAGCGTCATTACCATGGCTTTGCTTCAAAAGAGGCGATGGCTGCCGTCGAGAGACATGATGTTCGTCTTGGACGCATCATTCAAGCACTTAAAGAAAGTGGTATATATGAAAATTCTACGATCGTCGCTCTAGGAGATCATAGTGCACTTGATGAATCAAAAGCGATTAAGCTCAACGTATTATTCAAAGAAAAAGGTTTGATAGATGTAAATGAACATGGAAAAGTGAAAAGCTGGAAAGCCTATTGCAAGAGTTGTGATGGGTCCGCATATATTTACTTAAATGAGCCATCAGATCATCAAACAAAGGAGGTAGTGGAAGAGCTTTTGAAGAATCTAGTATTAAATCAAACAAACGGTATAGAAAAAGTCATCAGCCAGCATGAAGCAGCAGCAATGGGAGCAGATGAAAACTGTGCTTTTATGGTAGAGGCAAGAAGAGGCTTTTACATCAAGGAACAAATAGATGGAGAATTTATCGATTCTATTACCGAAAGAGA
This genomic interval carries:
- a CDS encoding carbohydrate ABC transporter permease, with product MNSDVTVVTKKQTTQPVISLNKRKWLKKIVFYTTISLGALIMIIPFLWMLSTSIKDQGETMTLPPQFIPETITFINYAQVAESFPILKFLFNSFFVAVTSTLGQLLLCSMAAYAFSRLHFKGRDTLFFIYLATLMVPMQVTMTPQFILMKYLGWLDTYQGLILPGLFNAFGTFLLRQFFLGIPKSLEEAAFIDGASHFRVFFQIILPLSKPALATLAIFSFMQSWNNFLWPLIIVSNQDLMTLPLGLSILQGRWATDWNLLMAGVVISVIPILAVYLFAQKYFIKGITLSGIK
- a CDS encoding carbohydrate ABC transporter permease; protein product: MVGDKGWKKWLVISFFLLPNFIGFLVFIGIPILTSLGLSFTKWDLLSTPEFIGFDNYKGIIEDTEFWSALKNTLLFIIAYLPTVLIVALGIAMLLNKNMKGRAFFRAAYFIPVVSSWVAVSLIWKWLFNPAYGLVNYFLSWFGFVGPDWLQDPQWAMIAIVLTSVWKDTGFVMVLFLAGLQNISETYYEAAEIDGASPLKKFLHITIPLLTPTTFFILIISLINSFQVFDQVMIMTEGGPAGSTTVLVQKIYNHAFRYFEMGYASAVSWVLFLIIFIVTLIQNRLQKRWVDYEQ
- a CDS encoding ROK family transcriptional regulator; this encodes MDKLRIGNRNLIKDINRALVIENIRVNGPISRTDVSKKVKLSLSTVTNIVEDLITHNLVYEVGTATSTGGRRPILLELNDNFGYTFGIKIEERQVIIALTNLKATILLKKHYSFIKGSSPEVVLNTIQQGIEEILFQFGITNEYILGIGIASSGLISRKDGKVLRSTLLSWEDIDLCAQLRERYNVPIFIDNDVNAYTLAEYCLGIGRLHKNFICLSVGAGIGTGIVINNQLYYGEHGGAGEFGHIIVNIDGYKCHCGQNGCLEMYASEPFLAIEGNYLKAQYANTLLDEDFSFSEVYQAATKRDDLAIELLKRLGKNIGVGMVSAINSFNPSMVVLVGEGMIAKDFFLPYALKLADQNFFSNANCKTQIKLSKLGDDAWVQGAALLAINQLFQVPLYEESELLIK
- a CDS encoding YndM family protein, with the protein product MEQVKGILIKFIVSLIAFWIALDLFFDASISDIISFAVTATAVSYILADRILLPRLGKKNTLMAEFILIYMIVWIFGSILLNGYLQIAWGSIISAGIITAGEVFVHQYLLKNMPERKKVKRQHRRFRQPSLRYATEFAEEQDPRDKKKK
- a CDS encoding sodium:solute symporter family protein, whose protein sequence is MNFAILIPVLIVYMGIMSWLAYYGYKKTVTEADYLVGGRNIHPSIMALSYGATFISTSAIVGFGGVSAAHGFSLLWLAFLNIVLGIFVAFAIFGTRIRKLSLNLNATTFPTLLGKRYDSKFITVFSGLMIFVLMPAYTSIVLIGGGRFLQESMSMNFNLALIILAAIIAIYVITGGIKAVMYTDAFGAVIMLIGMAIFLFVTYQAVGGIVDGHSGLSAMKDLVPQALVDQGHQGWTSMPELGSPLWWTIVSTIIMGVGVGVLAQPQLAMRCMTVKDDRALYRSVLVGGIFIFFMTGAAFVIGPLSNLYFYNSTGEISLSVAKGNVDLIIPIFINQLMPDWFIYLFTLTLLSATISTISSLIHVQATAFGQDILKTLGVNTLFGSKLSPSRIGVLIGVIAAVILAYLLPAGIIAQATAFWFGICAAGFLPALIGALYWKRATKAAATASMITGFTASIIGFLFFHLKEAAAIGLSQALFGKATLLPFPWTHVDPLFYALPLSTVVFIAVTLMDKSANLNKQRDNTEITPAVSE
- a CDS encoding symporter small accessory protein, with the translated sequence MLGMEDGVITFVWIATVVSAVGCAVFGAVMWNKGGEDSK
- a CDS encoding ectonucleotide pyrophosphatase/phosphodiesterase, with the translated sequence MMSRLTDHLIVISFDCLSSLDFPMLQELPHFKELLQRGSYCNQVQTIYPSVTYPCHTTIVTGNYPKRHGIVNNTLLQPGRLSPDWYWHRKHVKGTTLYDEAKKAGMTTAALLWPVTARANIDYNMPEIFANRSWHHQVPVSLSNGSIRYQLDLNRRFGHLRKGLNQPELDDFVLESTVYTIKTKKPELMLVHFVDLDSQRHYHGFASKEAMAAVERHDVRLGRIIQALKESGIYENSTIVALGDHSALDESKAIKLNVLFKEKGLIDVNEHGKVKSWKAYCKSCDGSAYIYLNEPSDHQTKEVVEELLKNLVLNQTNGIEKVISQHEAAAMGADENCAFMVEARRGFYIKEQIDGEFIDSITERDVRAKRYTLASHGYSPEKKDYTTLIIAAGKGIRPNVVVPSMHLVDEGPTFARLLGLDLGSTDGSVVEDLIYDS